Proteins from one Caulobacter sp. 73W genomic window:
- a CDS encoding esterase-like activity of phytase family protein: protein MNRLARLAAATALCGLMLASCVPPEAPPVLPVAPVPAGPEITVQTEAVPLNPNDAAQTKIGNFTYAGGIAITSSTSTRLHGLSTLTVLGDHRIVSASDDGDVFEARLVLDEQDRLVGLKDAKIEPLLGLDGKPLSGKEWADAEGMTFLPNGDRLVSFERNHRIWRYPAGGGAPVVAPSPKTIFPENEGMEALAYYPAAGADAYIVGGEEGEVWICKLSAACESAPPQMGPDITYGLVSFSAFNGPAIAMMHRAFDPIQGNRIQVSIVNDPLTKRRFPLVADRFTLQAPLTRDNFEGLAVSSNRAGGVRLYLMSDDNFSARQRTLLMAFDWSPPPPQPIAPKPAPKRRAPPRR from the coding sequence ATGAACCGTCTAGCCCGCCTGGCCGCCGCCACCGCCCTGTGTGGACTGATGCTGGCGAGCTGCGTGCCCCCCGAGGCGCCGCCGGTTCTGCCCGTCGCCCCCGTCCCGGCCGGCCCGGAGATCACCGTCCAGACCGAGGCCGTTCCGCTCAATCCGAACGATGCGGCCCAGACCAAGATCGGCAACTTCACCTATGCCGGCGGCATCGCCATCACCTCCAGCACGTCGACCCGCCTGCACGGGCTGTCGACCCTGACAGTGCTGGGCGACCACCGGATCGTCTCTGCCAGCGACGACGGCGACGTCTTCGAGGCCCGTCTGGTGCTGGACGAACAGGACCGCCTGGTCGGCCTCAAGGACGCCAAGATCGAGCCCCTGCTGGGCCTCGACGGCAAACCGCTGTCGGGCAAGGAGTGGGCCGACGCCGAGGGCATGACCTTCCTGCCCAATGGCGACCGCCTGGTCAGCTTCGAGCGCAACCACCGCATCTGGCGCTATCCGGCCGGCGGCGGCGCGCCGGTCGTCGCCCCCTCCCCTAAGACCATCTTCCCTGAGAACGAGGGGATGGAGGCCCTGGCCTACTATCCCGCCGCCGGGGCGGACGCCTACATCGTGGGCGGCGAGGAAGGCGAGGTTTGGATCTGCAAGCTGTCGGCGGCATGCGAGTCGGCGCCGCCCCAGATGGGCCCCGACATCACCTATGGCCTGGTGTCGTTCAGCGCCTTCAACGGCCCGGCCATCGCCATGATGCACCGCGCCTTCGACCCCATTCAGGGCAACCGCATCCAGGTCAGCATCGTCAACGACCCGCTGACCAAGCGCCGCTTCCCCCTGGTGGCCGACCGCTTCACGCTTCAGGCGCCCCTGACCCGAGACAACTTCGAGGGCCTGGCCGTCAGCAGCAACCGCGCGGGCGGGGTTCGGCTTTATCTGATGTCGGACGACAACTTCTCCGCCAGGCAGCGCACCTTGCTGATGGCGTTCGACTGGAGTCCCCCGCCGCCGCAACCGATCGCGCCCAAGCCGGCCCCCAAAAGGCGCGCGCCGCCTCGCCGATGA
- a CDS encoding DUF3617 domain-containing protein, translated as MMKPKDAIRPIAIAVSAVALAVLGVATVAPAVFAQEKAPETILPGHWQYSYKIGGILPVGKEMKCLTAKDVAQFSDGICTRRFKCVYERKVVGDGRIDLKGVWYDKKNRPAPVKGKGTYTPDSFKIDVNVTTIHGLPLAGVMEAKRVAAACPAAAE; from the coding sequence ATGATGAAGCCCAAAGACGCCATCCGCCCAATCGCCATCGCCGTCAGCGCCGTCGCCCTGGCGGTTCTGGGCGTCGCCACCGTGGCTCCCGCCGTGTTCGCGCAGGAGAAGGCCCCGGAGACGATTCTGCCGGGCCACTGGCAGTACAGCTACAAGATCGGCGGCATCCTGCCCGTGGGCAAGGAGATGAAGTGCCTGACCGCCAAGGACGTGGCCCAGTTCTCGGACGGCATCTGCACGCGCCGCTTCAAGTGCGTCTATGAGCGCAAGGTGGTCGGCGACGGCCGGATCGACCTCAAGGGCGTCTGGTACGACAAGAAGAACCGCCCCGCCCCGGTGAAGGGCAAGGGGACCTACACGCCCGATAGCTTCAAGATCGACGTCAACGTCACCACCATCCACGGCCTGCCGCTGGCGGGGGTGATGGAGGCCAAGCGCGTGGCCGCCGCCTGCCCGGCTGCCGCTGAATGA
- the rpmB gene encoding 50S ribosomal protein L28: MSRRCELTGKGPIVGHNVSHSNIKTKRRFLPALSPATLQSDALGQSFKLRISNAALRTLDYKGGLDVFLLGSKDEVLSPRALKIKRQVKAKVAAQAA; encoded by the coding sequence ATGTCGCGTCGTTGCGAACTCACCGGTAAGGGCCCGATCGTTGGCCACAACGTGAGCCACTCCAACATCAAGACCAAGCGCCGCTTCCTGCCGGCCCTGTCCCCCGCGACCCTGCAGTCGGACGCCCTGGGCCAGAGCTTCAAGCTGCGCATCAGCAACGCCGCCCTGCGCACCCTGGACTACAAGGGTGGCCTGGACGTCTTCCTGCTGGGCTCCAAGGACGAAGTGCTGTCGCCGCGCGCTCTGAAGATCAAGCGCCAGGTGAAGGCCAAGGTCGCGGCGCAAGCCGCCTAA